The Humulus lupulus chromosome 3, drHumLupu1.1, whole genome shotgun sequence genome window below encodes:
- the LOC133824723 gene encoding sister-chromatid cohesion protein 3-like, protein MDYIIALSCTPPRVYRQVASIMRLQLVTSFIAVADVLSAQRETTRRQLDAGKKKRAEGPRVESLSTGFSVTHDKITMLQEMMRKIFTGLFMHCYRDMDPNIRMSCIESLGVWILSYPSLFLQDLYLKYLGCTLNDKNAGVRKASVLSLQKLYDEDDNVPTLGLFIERFSNRMIELADDIDNTVAVCAIGLVKQLLR, encoded by the exons ATGGACTATATAATAGCTTTGTCATG CACTCCTCCAAGAGTCTATCGTCAAGTTGCTTCTATTATGAGACTTCAACTCGTCACATCCTTCATAGCTGTTGCTGATGTCCTCAGTGCTCAACGTGAAACAACTCGTAGGCAGTTAGATGCTGGAAAAAAGAAAAGAGCCGAAGGACCTCGTGTTGAGTCACTAAGCACAGGGTTTTCAGTGACTCATGACAAGATAACAATGCTACAGGAGATGATGCGCAAAATCTTCACCGG GTTATTTATGCACTGTTATCGAGACATGGATCCAAATATTCGAATGTCTTGCATAGAGTCTTTGGGTGTATGGATTTTGTCCTACCCCTCTCTGTTCTTGCAGGATTTATACTTAAAGTATCTTGGTTGTACACTAAATGACAAA AATGCTGGTGTCAGAAAAGCTTCTGTCCTTTCATTGCAAAAGCTGTATGATGAGGATGATAATGTGCCGACTCTTGGTCTATTCATTGAAAGATTTTCCAATCGGATGATTGAGCTTGCTGATGACATTGACAATACTGTAGCTGTATGTGCAATAGGCCTTGTAAAACAACTGTTAAGGTAA